From one Basilea psittacipulmonis DSM 24701 genomic stretch:
- a CDS encoding HIT family protein, whose translation MKKLDFDPNNIFSKIIRNEIPSFKIYEDEFTVAIMDIMPESKGHTLVITKSPAPTLFDLDNQSLIACMNTVKKIAPVLMEVTRADGLQLKQYNFDAGGQTIFQVHFHLVPCYEGKKLNRHAQENVNKQEIEAIAEELKLRLSTNLST comes from the coding sequence ATGAAAAAACTAGATTTTGATCCCAACAATATATTTTCTAAAATCATTAGAAACGAAATACCGAGTTTTAAGATTTATGAAGATGAATTTACAGTTGCTATCATGGATATTATGCCAGAAAGCAAAGGACATACACTAGTTATAACTAAATCTCCTGCACCAACTTTATTTGATTTGGATAATCAATCACTTATTGCTTGCATGAATACCGTTAAAAAAATTGCTCCCGTGTTGATGGAAGTGACTCGAGCGGATGGATTGCAATTAAAACAATATAATTTTGATGCTGGAGGACAAACAATTTTTCAAGTACATTTTCATTTAGTACCGTGTTATGAGGGTAAAAAATTAAATAGACATGCCCAAGAAAACGTTAATAAACAAGAGATTGAAGCAATAGCCGAAGAACTTAAATTAAGATTATCAACTAACTTATCCACATGA